The Flavobacterium commune genome contains a region encoding:
- a CDS encoding CHRD domain-containing protein, giving the protein MKRPILFLAIFIILSGLFSCDSDDGNDSDPTPVIVTFNATLNGSSEVPGNTSTATGTAVLLYNKTSKIFTLTVNFSGITLTDAHIHKGAIGVDGGVVFPITDLTSPMNYTSMTLSSAQEADLLANLYYVNLHTAAFPGGEIRGQLITTNPGGGSGGGGGGGY; this is encoded by the coding sequence ATGAAACGTCCAATTTTATTTTTAGCTATTTTTATCATTCTATCAGGACTTTTTTCATGTGATAGTGATGATGGTAATGATTCTGATCCCACACCTGTTATCGTAACTTTTAATGCTACTTTAAACGGTTCAAGCGAAGTACCCGGTAATACTTCAACGGCTACCGGAACGGCTGTACTTCTTTATAACAAAACAAGTAAAATTTTCACTTTGACAGTAAATTTTTCAGGAATTACACTTACCGATGCACACATTCACAAAGGAGCCATAGGCGTTGATGGTGGCGTTGTATTTCCTATCACCGATTTAACTTCCCCTATGAATTATACAAGTATGACTTTGAGCTCCGCTCAAGAAGCTGATTTACTTGCCAATCTCTATTATGTAAATTTACATACTGCTGCATTCCCCGGAGGAGAAATTAGAGGACAACTTATTACCACAAATCCAGGTGGTGGTTCTGGAGGTGGTGGCGGTGGTGGCTATTAA
- the folP gene encoding dihydropteroate synthase, whose translation MTINCKGQLIDLSQPKVMGILNITPNSFFDGGKYSSEEEIIAKVEKMLAEGATFIDIGAYSSKPSAEYVSEEEELNRIVPVVQLLVKHFPEILISIDTFRSEVARACIENGAAMINDISAGNLDDKMLEIIAQYNVPYIMMHMRGTPQNMQSMTEYEDIVKEVLLYFSEKISQARSLGINDLIVDPGFGFAKTITQNYEVMRKLELFHILELPILIGISRKSMIHKTLEITADEALNGTTVLNTIALTKGAQILRVHDVAAAVECVKLFEKLNS comes from the coding sequence ATGACTATTAACTGCAAAGGACAGCTGATTGATTTATCGCAACCTAAAGTAATGGGGATTTTGAATATAACTCCCAATTCTTTTTTTGATGGTGGAAAGTATTCGAGCGAAGAAGAAATTATTGCTAAGGTCGAAAAAATGCTTGCCGAAGGAGCTACTTTTATTGATATTGGAGCTTATTCGAGTAAACCCAGTGCCGAATATGTATCGGAAGAAGAAGAGTTGAACCGTATTGTTCCTGTTGTGCAATTATTGGTTAAACATTTTCCAGAAATTTTAATTTCAATTGATACTTTTAGAAGTGAAGTAGCAAGAGCTTGTATCGAAAATGGTGCGGCTATGATTAATGATATTTCGGCAGGAAATCTTGATGATAAAATGCTTGAAATTATTGCCCAATATAATGTTCCTTACATTATGATGCACATGCGTGGAACTCCACAAAACATGCAATCCATGACCGAATATGAAGATATTGTAAAAGAAGTTTTGCTTTATTTTTCAGAAAAAATAAGTCAAGCCAGAAGTTTAGGAATCAATGATTTGATTGTAGATCCCGGTTTTGGATTTGCAAAAACAATAACACAAAATTATGAAGTGATGCGAAAATTAGAGTTGTTTCATATTTTAGAATTACCCATTTTAATTGGTATTTCCAGAAAATCGATGATTCATAAAACATTGGAAATTACTGCCGATGAAGCTTTAAACGGAACTACTGTTTTAAATACCATTGCTTTGACAAAAGGTGCTCAAATTTTAAGAGTACATGATGTGGCTGCAGCCGTTGAATGTGTAAAATTGTTTGAAAAATTAAATTCTTAA
- a CDS encoding DUF1599 domain-containing protein: MKNTSQEYDKVIAICRSLFTNKMQDYGSAWRILRLPSLTDQIFIKAQRIRSLQENEVRKVDEDESGEFIGIINYSIMALIQLELGVVDQPDLDSDKATQLYDAKVKLTKELMEAKNHDYGEAWRDMRVSSLTDLILQKLLRVKQIEDNKGKTIVSEGIDANYQDMINYSVFALILMGFVNKK, from the coding sequence ATGAAGAATACTTCTCAAGAATACGATAAGGTAATTGCAATTTGTCGTTCCTTATTTACTAATAAAATGCAGGATTACGGTAGTGCCTGGCGCATTTTAAGATTGCCTTCTTTAACCGATCAAATTTTCATCAAAGCTCAAAGAATTCGAAGTTTACAGGAAAACGAAGTTCGAAAAGTAGACGAAGACGAATCGGGCGAATTTATCGGAATTATTAATTATTCAATAATGGCTTTAATCCAATTAGAACTAGGTGTTGTTGACCAACCGGATTTAGATTCCGACAAAGCAACGCAATTGTATGATGCCAAAGTAAAATTAACCAAAGAATTAATGGAAGCCAAAAACCATGATTATGGCGAGGCTTGGCGCGATATGCGTGTGAGTTCGTTGACCGATTTGATTTTGCAAAAACTACTTCGCGTAAAGCAAATTGAAGACAATAAAGGAAAAACCATTGTGTCGGAAGGAATTGACGCCAATTACCAGGACATGATTAATTACTCGGTTTTTGCTTTAATTTTAATGGGTTTTGTCAATAAGAAATAA
- a CDS encoding BT_3928 family protein encodes MKNFITQFSRLFVGILFIVSGLIKLNDPVGFSYKLAEYFSEPVFNLPFLVPFSFYLALFLVIVEVLLGIMLLIGYKTKFTIWSLLLMIVFFTFLTFYSAYYNVVKDCGCFGDALHLTPWESFTKDVVLLFFILILFINKKLIKPLFFNSSFQNAIVFLGLASCIFMAYTVLNHLPIIDFRPYKVGTNIQKGMEIPEGAAMPVVEMKFIYKVNGVEKEFSENDLMNLPEGAEFVDRKDKIISEGYVPPIHDFTMTKDGSDYKDELLQEPKLLMIVTYDLASAEEKGMQKLQKLNQEATAKGYKVIGMTNSSIEEIEKAQKKYNLKFDFYSCDATALKTIERANPSIVILEKGTIKQKVHYNDIQDLKF; translated from the coding sequence ATGAAAAATTTTATTACTCAGTTTTCAAGACTTTTTGTTGGGATTTTATTCATTGTTTCAGGATTAATTAAATTAAATGACCCGGTAGGTTTCTCCTACAAACTAGCCGAATATTTTAGCGAACCTGTTTTTAATCTGCCTTTTTTAGTGCCATTTAGTTTTTACCTGGCCTTATTTTTAGTTATTGTAGAAGTACTGTTAGGAATCATGTTACTCATTGGTTACAAAACTAAATTTACTATTTGGAGCTTATTGTTAATGATTGTGTTTTTTACTTTCTTAACTTTTTATTCGGCTTATTACAATGTGGTAAAAGATTGTGGCTGTTTTGGAGACGCTTTGCATCTTACGCCCTGGGAATCATTTACCAAAGATGTTGTTTTACTGTTTTTTATTCTCATATTATTTATAAACAAAAAACTAATAAAGCCCTTATTTTTTAATAGCAGCTTTCAAAATGCCATTGTTTTTCTGGGATTAGCATCCTGTATTTTTATGGCCTATACGGTTTTAAATCACCTACCAATAATTGATTTCCGTCCGTACAAAGTAGGAACAAACATCCAAAAAGGAATGGAAATTCCCGAAGGAGCGGCTATGCCTGTTGTAGAAATGAAATTTATATACAAAGTAAACGGTGTCGAAAAAGAATTTTCGGAAAACGATCTGATGAATCTTCCTGAAGGAGCTGAATTTGTGGATCGAAAAGACAAGATTATCAGCGAAGGTTACGTTCCTCCTATCCATGATTTCACGATGACAAAAGACGGTTCGGACTATAAAGACGAGTTGTTACAAGAACCTAAATTGCTAATGATTGTAACTTATGATTTGGCTTCAGCCGAAGAAAAAGGAATGCAAAAATTACAAAAGTTAAATCAGGAAGCTACTGCCAAAGGTTATAAAGTAATTGGTATGACCAATTCTTCAATTGAGGAAATCGAAAAAGCACAGAAAAAATACAATCTAAAATTTGACTTTTACAGCTGCGATGCTACTGCCTTAAAAACGATAGAAAGAGCCAATCCAAGTATTGTAATTCTGGAAAAAGGAACTATAAAACAAAAAGTACATTACAACGATATACAAGATTTAAAATTTTAA
- a CDS encoding TlpA family protein disulfide reductase — MKKIEKIIAFLLLLVTISCTKSNAQKTEFSKEALAETLLDTSDNQVAFETILSKNKGKNTVIEIWASWCGDCVKAMPKIKELQVAHSNTNYVFISMDKTADKWKAGIEKHQLKGAHYMANDQMGGVFAKAVDVNWIPRYIIIDKTGKIVLYRAVETDFEKINAVLNQLEKQ, encoded by the coding sequence ATGAAAAAAATAGAAAAAATTATCGCTTTTTTACTTCTTTTAGTCACTATTTCATGTACTAAATCGAATGCACAAAAAACGGAGTTTTCTAAAGAAGCTTTAGCAGAAACTTTATTAGATACTAGCGATAATCAAGTCGCTTTCGAAACTATTTTATCTAAAAATAAAGGTAAAAATACGGTAATCGAAATCTGGGCTTCCTGGTGTGGTGATTGTGTAAAAGCAATGCCAAAAATAAAAGAATTACAGGTGGCACATTCGAATACAAATTATGTATTTATCTCAATGGATAAAACCGCTGATAAATGGAAAGCCGGAATTGAAAAACACCAATTAAAAGGAGCGCATTATATGGCTAATGATCAAATGGGTGGTGTTTTTGCAAAAGCAGTGGATGTCAACTGGATTCCGAGATACATTATTATTGACAAAACAGGAAAAATTGTGCTGTATCGCGCTGTAGAAACTGATTTTGAAAAAATTAATGCTGTTTTAAATCAATTAGAAAAACAATAA
- the tpiA gene encoding triose-phosphate isomerase codes for MRKKIVAGNWKMHKNATQTSELLSELIAKVPANTTAQIIVAPTFVNLAAAVNQLKGSNIAVAAQNVHQTESGAFTGEISADMLTGVGVNTVILGHSERRAIFHETDALIADKVNTALKHDMTVIFCFGEELKDRQSNQHFNVVENQLRDGLFQIDTKSWEKVVLAYEPVWAIGTGETASPEQAQEMHEFIRETVLKAFGKEIAENVTILYGGSVKPENAKEIFGKPDVDGGLIGGAALKADDFVAIVTAI; via the coding sequence ATGAGAAAAAAGATTGTAGCAGGAAACTGGAAAATGCACAAAAACGCAACACAAACTAGCGAATTGTTAAGTGAATTAATTGCAAAAGTACCTGCAAATACTACAGCACAAATAATTGTTGCGCCTACATTTGTAAACTTGGCTGCAGCTGTAAATCAATTAAAAGGATCTAACATTGCTGTTGCTGCACAAAATGTTCACCAAACAGAAAGTGGTGCTTTTACAGGAGAAATCTCTGCTGATATGTTGACTGGAGTTGGTGTAAACACTGTAATCCTTGGACACTCTGAACGTAGAGCTATTTTTCATGAAACTGATGCTTTAATTGCTGATAAAGTAAATACAGCTTTAAAACATGATATGACTGTTATTTTTTGCTTTGGTGAAGAATTAAAAGACCGTCAGTCTAACCAACATTTCAACGTTGTAGAAAATCAATTGAGAGATGGTTTATTCCAAATTGATACTAAATCTTGGGAAAAAGTTGTTTTAGCTTACGAACCAGTTTGGGCTATTGGAACAGGTGAAACTGCTTCTCCGGAACAAGCACAGGAAATGCACGAATTTATTAGAGAAACTGTTCTTAAAGCTTTTGGAAAAGAAATTGCTGAGAATGTAACTATTCTTTACGGAGGTTCAGTAAAACCTGAAAATGCTAAAGAAATTTTTGGAAAACCAGATGTAGACGGTGGTCTTATTGGTGGAGCTGCTTTAAAAGCAGATGATTTTGTTGCAATTGTAACAGCTATCTAA
- the prmA gene encoding 50S ribosomal protein L11 methyltransferase, with translation MSNIYIAYHFSIEPKELGSEILIAELGELAFESFTETEKGISAFVQKDLWDEMILDNVNILHSEEFEIDYTFEEIDQINWNEEWEKNFEPIDVEGDCHVRAPFHPKTDAEFDIVIEPKMSFGTGHHETTHMMIQHLLEIDVTGMKTLDMGCGTAILAILAEMKGAQPIDAIDIDNWCYLNSIENAERNNCKNISVYEGDASLLKGKKYDLIIANINRNILLNDMQTYIDCLNPKGTLLLSGFYTEDIPFIDASCTEKGLTYVKKFERNNWVSLKYVN, from the coding sequence ATGTCAAATATTTATATCGCCTACCATTTTAGCATTGAACCAAAAGAACTGGGTTCTGAAATTTTAATTGCCGAATTAGGCGAATTAGCATTCGAAAGTTTTACAGAAACCGAAAAAGGAATTTCGGCTTTTGTACAAAAAGATTTATGGGACGAAATGATTCTTGACAATGTTAATATTCTCCATTCAGAAGAATTTGAAATTGACTACACTTTCGAAGAAATCGACCAAATCAACTGGAACGAAGAATGGGAGAAAAACTTTGAACCTATTGATGTAGAAGGAGATTGCCATGTTCGAGCTCCTTTTCATCCAAAAACCGATGCCGAATTTGATATAGTAATTGAACCAAAAATGAGTTTTGGAACAGGACATCATGAAACCACTCACATGATGATTCAACATTTACTAGAAATTGATGTTACCGGAATGAAAACCTTAGACATGGGTTGCGGAACTGCTATTCTTGCTATTCTTGCCGAAATGAAAGGTGCTCAACCTATTGATGCCATCGATATTGACAACTGGTGCTATCTAAATTCTATTGAAAATGCCGAACGTAATAATTGCAAAAACATCAGCGTTTATGAAGGAGATGCCTCTTTATTAAAAGGCAAAAAATACGATTTAATCATTGCCAATATCAACAGAAACATTTTGTTAAACGATATGCAAACTTATATTGACTGCTTAAATCCTAAAGGAACGTTATTATTGAGTGGTTTTTATACCGAAGACATTCCTTTTATAGATGCTTCATGCACTGAAAAAGGCTTAACTTATGTTAAAAAATTCGAAAGAAACAACTGGGTTTCACTAAAATACGTAAATTAG
- a CDS encoding ATP-dependent Clp protease adaptor ClpS, producing MSTKEKIRERVSVQETTTQNNEIIVYNDDVNTFDHVIETLMRVCEHTAEQAEQCSLIIHYNGKCTVKTGLITKLKPQCTQLLEAGLSAEII from the coding sequence ATGAGTACTAAAGAAAAAATTAGAGAAAGAGTAAGCGTACAGGAAACTACCACACAAAACAACGAAATTATTGTTTATAATGACGATGTGAATACTTTTGATCATGTAATCGAAACCTTAATGCGTGTTTGCGAACATACGGCTGAACAAGCTGAACAATGTTCATTAATTATTCATTACAATGGAAAATGTACCGTAAAAACAGGACTGATTACCAAATTAAAACCACAGTGTACACAGCTTTTAGAAGCCGGTTTAAGTGCCGAAATAATCTAA